DNA from Pyramidobacter piscolens W5455:
ACGAGCAGCAGTCTTATCCAGGACTCGGGACAGTAAAAAAACTCTCGCTGATGCACCACCTGGAGTTGATGGGTAAATTCTTAGCGAGGGGTAATGCGTATGTTCTGCTGCAGTAATTGTTTTGCTGACACAGAAATCAAAGCAATTATAGATGGGAACAAAACAACTGGCGATTGCGATTTCTGCGGGAGTCATAATATCCATGTATATGAAATTGGGAAAGATTCCATTATAGCAGAGCTCTTTGATGGATTGTTAGATATTTATACCCCAGTATCAGATTTATCTGCCGATTTTCCACGTGAGAAGACAGATCTTATAAAGAACATTCTTTGCAATAACTGCCGAATTTTTAATTTAAAACCTGATGGAGCATATCGGCTTATCACCACAATTTGCGCCAACAGATATAAAGATCAGCCAGAATTATTTGATAGTCCTGTTGCTATTAAGCAGTGTCAGAATCTTGATTATTTAGAGGAAAACTCAATTCTAAAGAATAATTGCTGGGGTGACTTCGTCGAGGGAATTAAGCGCAAGAACCGTTTTCACGGCGACTATATCAATACGGACAAGCTGTTTATATTTCTGAGATGCGCTGTAAAATTCCATCATAAAGGCGAAGTAATGTATCGCTCACGAATATGCCCTGACGAAAAAGGATTTATGAAAACAGAAATGGGGGCCCCTCCAGATAACAAGGCAAAAGGCGGACGTGTAAATCCAATGGGTATCAGTATCCTTTATCTTTCTGACTCAACAGAAACGACCTTGTACGAAATCCGGGCAGGTGTATATGACTTTGTCACAGTTGGTCGTTTCAAACTTCAAAAGGACATTGAGGTCATCAACCTCGCAGGTATTGACCATATTAGTCCGTTTATTGGCATTGATTATGGATTTGACTTTATACAGTATGCCATGAACATTGAGCATCTTAAAATGATTTCACAAGAAATTGCAAAACCCCTGCGAAATGATAACGCTCTCGATTATTTGCCGACACAGTATATTAGTGATTATATACGCAGCAGAGGATATGATGGAATCGAATACATAAGCACGATGTGTAAAAATGGCGCTAATTTAGCAGTTTTCAACCCTTCTCTTTTCAAATGCACTGGCACAAGTGTGTACGACGTAAAATCAATTTCTTATTCCTATACAAAACTATAGTTTTTTCTTATAATAGCGACCATCAAAACAATGGTCGCTATTTTTGTTCAAAGAAAACCCCCGGCATAGCCGGAGGTTTTCTTTGAACAAAAACGCGGCGCGAAAAAGCTTTTGCCGTTTTGCGCCGCGTTTTACGTCGTGCCGGTACCGTTTTTCATTTTGCCTTTTAACAGCGCCCCCGCGCGAATAACGCATGGATTCGCCGCATGTTTTTTACCGCACGGTTTCGGCGCAGCATGTTCAACAAGGCCTTGTCAAATCGCGATCAGTCCCTGAAGCCGCGCTCCTCGCGCGTGCCGGGGATGAGATTGTCCAGCAGACAGGCCGAAACGCCCGCCACCGCCATCGACGTCTTGCCGATCGCCCAGAGGATCTGTCCGGGAATGCCCCAGCCGAAGAACAGTTCCTTCTGCGCCTCCACCCAGCCAGGCAGCCCCAGCGCCATCAGGAAAGAGAAGCCGACGATCATCACGTTGCGCTGCTTCTGCATGTCGGCGCGGGTCAGCGCCTGGATGCCGAGCGCGCCGATCGTGCCGAACAGGGCGATGTAGCAGCCGCCGATGATCGGCCCTGGCAGCGTGGCCACCAGCGCGCCGAACTTGCCGACCATGCTCATGCCGATCAGCAGGATCGCGCCGACGCGTACCACCCAGCGCGAAGCCACGCCCGTCAGGCCGATCAGGCCGATGTTCTCGGTATAGCTCGTGCAGGCCACCGCACCCGTCAGGCCGCCGAAGATGCAGCCCAGCCCCTCGGCGCGGATGCCCCGGCTGATCTGCTGCTCCGTCGGATCGGGCAGCCCGGCCGCGTTGCAGACGTTGAAGTAGTCGCCGATGCTTTCGAGAATGACCGAGAAGAACCCCGCCAGGATCGCGCCGAACGCCACCGTGCTGAACTTCGGCATGCCCCAGGGCATGAAGCCGGTGAACTGGAACCACTTGGCCGCGTTCACGTTGTCAAGACTGATATAAACGGGATGCCCCGGCTGGAACATGCCGGCCCGGCTCAGCGCGAAGCAGACGCCCCAGACGATCACCACGCTCAGAAGGACCGAAAAGATGTTGACGTAACGCCCCTTCACGCCCAGACCGAACAGGAAAATCAGCGCCACCACCGCCAGCGACGCCGGCCAGTACCCGGCGGCGTTGCCGCTGATCGCCGTGCCCGCCAGCGAAAAACCGATGGCCATGATCGTCGTGCCCACCGTGATCGGGCCGACGAAGCGGCGGATCCGGCCGATCAGCCCGAACTGCCCCAGCAGCACCAGGCACACGCCGCCGGAGATCAGCGCCCCGCCGATGTACTGCAGGATCACGCTCGTGCCCTGCGCCGAATAAACGCCGACGATCGTCATGATCGGCGGGATGAAGCTGAAGCTCGAACCCTGCACGATCGGCAGCCCGGAACCGAACGGGCTGGTCTGGATCAGCGTGCACACCCCCATGGCGAAATACACGCAGGAAATGAAAAATCCGATCTGCGCCGGCGTCATCCCCATCGCCGGGCCGAAGATCAGCGGCACCAGCGTCGTCGCTCCGAACAGCGTGAGCACATGCTGCGCCCCCGCCAGCAGCAAAATCGGCAGAGACGGGACGTCGTCCACTCCATACACCAGTTCTTTTCGAGCCATCACACAAACACCTCCGGGTGAATTTTGATCCTGCCGGAATTATAGCACAGAAAATGTGAAACCGGTTGCATGGCATTCATGAACAATCGCCCGCACGACGTTCATCGAAAATGCCGCTTCGAAAGCGCCTTTTTCCAAAAAATACAGCAGGCCGCCGGGAGCGAATCCCGGCGGCCTGCGTGCGCAAGCACCTATTCGATTTCGATCAGCTTGCTCTGTTCGAGTTCCTTTTCCGTCTTCTTCGGGAAGGTCAGGCGCAGGATGCCGTCTTCCAGCTTGGCGCTGATGTCTTCCTTCTTGATGTTGTCGCCCACGTAGAAGCTGCGCGAGCAGCTGCCCTCGTAACGCTCCTGGCGGATAAAGGCGCCTTTGGCGTCCTTCTCCTCCTTGGAGTGCTGTTTGGCGGCGCTGATCGTCAGATAGCCGTTCTGCAGCTGGACGTTGACGTTTTCCTTCCTGAAGCCGGGCAGATCGACATCCACTTCGTAGTTGTTTTCCGTCTCGCGCACGTCGGTCTTCATCATGTTCCGTTCCCGGCGCCCGTACAGCGGCCCCCTGCGGAAGAAGGGATCGTTGAACACGTTGTCCAGTTCGTCAAACAGATTGTCGTTCCAAATGCTCGGTACCATCATTTTTATTTCCTCCTTGAGATCGGGCGGACCCGTGCGGGGCCGCCTTCTATATTAACGATGCCAGAACGTCCGGAGGGCGTTCGCTTCTTCCCTCCTCCTTCGTTCTGAGTGTATTATAGCACTCTTATTAGCACTGTCAAGCGTTGAGTGCTAATTCATTTAAAATTAATCAGATCGATTGATACAGCTTCTTTTGATAACCTTAAAACAGGTCATTGAAAATCAAAGTCACGATTGATTCAAAAAAAATTCGGCGATTTTTCCGGACGAAACGCGCCGCACGGCGCGCGCAAAAAAATTCCCGAAAGGCGCACAGCCTTCCGGGAATTTTTTCGCGGCGTTTTCTTCAGTCAGGACTGCGCGGGCACAGCGTGAAGGATCTCCATGAACTCTTCGCCGGTGATGGTCTCGCGTTCGTAAAGGACCTTGGCCAGCTCGTCAAGCGTGCGGCGGCTGTCGGCGAGGATTTTGCGGGCCTTTTCGTGCTGCTCTTTGACGAGCGCCACGACCTTCTTGTCGATCAGCGACTGCGTCTCCGGCGCGCAGGCCAGCGAGGCGTCGCCGCCCAGATACTGGTTGGTCACCGTTTCCAGCGCCACCATGCCGAAATCGTCGCTCATGCCGTAGCGCGTGATCATGGCGCGGGCCAGCCTGGTAGCCTGCTCGATGTCGTTGGACGCGCCCGTGGTCACGGAGCCGAAGACGACTTCCTCCGCGGCGCGGCCGCCGGTGAGCGTGGCGATCTTGTTTTCCAGCTCTTCCTTGCTCATCAGGTAATGGTTGCCCTCCTCCACCTGCATGGTATAGCCGAGGGCGCCCGACGTGCGCGGGATGATCGTGATCTTCTGCACCGGCGCGGAATGGCTCTGCATGGCGGCGACCAAGGCGTGGCCGATCTCGTGGTAGGCGACGATCGTTTTTTCCTTGTCGGTGAGGATGGCGTTCTTCTTCTGATAACCGGCGACGACCACTTCGATGCTCTCTTCGAGGTCCGCCTGCGTGGCCTCCCTGCGGCCGTCGCGCACGGCGCGCAGCGCCGCCTCGTTGACGATGTTGGCCAGCTCGGCGCCGGAAGCGCCGGAAGCCATGCGCGCCACCTTGTTGAAATCGACGCCGGACTCGAGCTTGATCTTTTTGGCGTGCACCTTGAGGATGTCCTCGCGGCCTTTCAGGTCGGGCAACTCCACGGGCACGCGCCGGTCGAAGCGGCCGGGGCGCGTCAGGGCCGGGTCGAGCGACTCGGGGCGGTTCGTGGCGGCGAGGATGATCACGCCCGTGTTGTCCTCGAAGCCGTCCATCTCCGTGAGCAGCTGGTTAAGCGTCTGTTCGCGCTCGTCGTTGCCCATCACGTTGCCGCTGCGCTTCGTGCCGATGGCGTCGATCTCGTCAATGAAGACGATGCAGGGCGCTTTTTCCTTGGCCTGCTTGAACAGATCGCGCACTTTCGAGGCCCCCATGCCCACGAACATCTCCACGAACTCGGAGCCGGACATGGAGAAGAACGGCACGTTCGACTCGCCCGCCACTGCCTTGGCCAGCATGGTCTTGCCGGTGCCGGGCGGCCCGACGAGCAGAATGCCCTTGGGCATCTTCGCGCCAATGTCGCGGTAGCGCCCGGGATTGTGCAGATACTCGACGATCTCCGTCAGGTTCTCCTTGGCCTCGTCCTCTCCGGCCACGTCGGAGAACTTGATGCCCTCGGTCGATTTGACGTAGATACGGGCCTTGCTCTTCCCCATGCCGAACATCATCGAGTCGCCGCCCATGCGGTTCATGAGCTTTTTCTGCATGTACTGCCCCAGCCCCCAGAAGAGCAGCAGCGGCACGACCCACGACAGCAGCATGCTGACGATCGGCGACGCCTGCTCGACGATCTCGCTGGAGAACTTTGCGCCCGACTGATAGAGGCGCTCCGTGCGCCCGGGGTCTTCCATCGGCCCGGTACGGTATACCTTTTTGCCTTCGGCGTCGGTGAAGAGGATCTGATTCTCCTCGATGTTGACCTTGCCGATCTTTTTCTCTTCGGTCATCCTGATGAACGTGCCGTAATCCACCTCGTCGATCTGCGCGCGCATGATCCACGGCTTGGCCAGCAGGTTGAAGAGCATCAGCACGAGCATGGCGATCACGTAATAATAAATCAGCGGCTTTCTGGGATTTTTGATTTCGTCCACGGTAGCTTCCCCCTTTGCGGAATTCGGTTTCGTGTTCCCTATTATACTCTAAAAAATCACCGCGTTTGTGACAAAATCACCGATTTTTATCAGCCGACGCTCCCTGCAAAAGCGGTCCCCGGCCGCTGTTTGCCGCCGGGGACCGCTCGCGTCGTTTCATACTCGTTTTCGTTAAAAGGCCAAAGTTTCTCCGGCCCTTTTCAGAGCGCCAACGGCGCGTCGAGAATCGCATGGAATCGCGTGACGCATGTTTTTTGCGGCACGGCCGCACAAAGCGCGGCATTTTCAATGAGCCCTTTTCATTGAAAATTTAGTATCAGCAAAGAATCAGCATCGGCTTTCCGTCACGCCCGCTCGCGGAAGATCCACAGCTTGCTGAAAACGTAATTGAGCGCCGTGACGAACACGTTGTCGCCGATTTTCACCCACATGTCCGGCCAGCCCAGCTTTTCGGCGAACAGCCACATCATGGCCACGTCGAGCAGGCCGGAAAAGAGGCGCGCCGCCACGAAGGCCGCCAGCTCGTGCCCCAGCGCCGCCAGTCCGCGCGTACGGCTGCGGAAGACCCAGAGCTTGTTGGTCACGAACGCGAACAGCACCGCCAGCGCCCAGGCCCAGGCCGTCGCCGCCGTCACGCCCATACCCAGCCAGCGCGTCAGCGCGTAGTAGCTGACGTAGTTGACTATCGTAGTCAGGACGCCGAAAAACAGGTAGCTGCCGACTTCACGGCATCGTTCCCGTTCCGTCTCAGTCATGCCGCGCCTCTCCGCGCTCCGGACGCGGCTCGTCCGACGCTTCGCCGGGCAGGTTGCTCTCGGCGACGACGTAAAGCGGGCGTCCTTTGGTCTCCATGAAGACGCGGCCGAGATACTCGCCGATGACGCCCAGCCCCAGCAGCTGCACGCCGCCGAAGAAGAGAATGCCGCAGAACAGCGAGGGATAGCCGGGCACGGGATTGCCCCACACCGCCGTGCGGATCAGGAACCAGCAAAACGAAAGCAGCGCCACGGCGGCGCAGAGCGCCCCGAGAATCGTGGCCAGACGCAGCGGCGCCGTCGTGAACGAGGTGATGCCGTCCAGCGCTAGGTTGAGCAGGCGGAAGAAACCGAACTTGCTTGCACCGTGCAGGCGCGGTTCCTGATCGACGGGCACGGCTTTTTTCCTGAAGCCGATCCAGCTGTACAGACTCTTCATGTTGCGCTGGTGCTCGGGCATGCGACGCAGCACCGCCAGCGCCCGGGCGCTGAGCAGACGAAAATCGCCGGCGTCCATCTGGATGGGAATGCGCGTCGAGCGCGCCAGCACGTGGTAATACAGCTTGGCCGTCAGTTTTTTGAAGGCCGACTCGCCGCCGCGCGTGCGGCGCTGGGCGTACACGTCGTCGTAGCCTTCAAACCAGCCTTCGATCAGTTTCGGGATCAGCTCCGGCGGATGCTGCAGGTCGGCGTCCATGAAGATGGCGCCGTCGCCGCGCGCGTGGTCGATGGCGGCCGACAGCGCGATCTCCTTGCCGAAGTTGCGCGAAAAGCTCAGGTAGCGCACGCGGGCGTCCTGCGCCGTCAGGGCGCGCACAACTTCAAGCGAGGAATCGGTGCTGCCGTCGTCCACGAAAAGCAGCTCGAAGTCGCAGTCCCCCACGCCGCCGACGACGCGGCAGAGGCGCTC
Protein-coding regions in this window:
- a CDS encoding glycosyltransferase family 2 protein produces the protein MTEKRRGRRPLFSVAVPFYNEQENLRTLYERLCRVVGGVGDCDFELLFVDDGSTDSSLEVVRALTAQDARVRYLSFSRNFGKEIALSAAIDHARGDGAIFMDADLQHPPELIPKLIEGWFEGYDDVYAQRRTRGGESAFKKLTAKLYYHVLARSTRIPIQMDAGDFRLLSARALAVLRRMPEHQRNMKSLYSWIGFRKKAVPVDQEPRLHGASKFGFFRLLNLALDGITSFTTAPLRLATILGALCAAVALLSFCWFLIRTAVWGNPVPGYPSLFCGILFFGGVQLLGLGVIGEYLGRVFMETKGRPLYVVAESNLPGEASDEPRPERGEARHD
- a CDS encoding uracil-xanthine permease family protein → MARKELVYGVDDVPSLPILLLAGAQHVLTLFGATTLVPLIFGPAMGMTPAQIGFFISCVYFAMGVCTLIQTSPFGSGLPIVQGSSFSFIPPIMTIVGVYSAQGTSVILQYIGGALISGGVCLVLLGQFGLIGRIRRFVGPITVGTTIMAIGFSLAGTAISGNAAGYWPASLAVVALIFLFGLGVKGRYVNIFSVLLSVVIVWGVCFALSRAGMFQPGHPVYISLDNVNAAKWFQFTGFMPWGMPKFSTVAFGAILAGFFSVILESIGDYFNVCNAAGLPDPTEQQISRGIRAEGLGCIFGGLTGAVACTSYTENIGLIGLTGVASRWVVRVGAILLIGMSMVGKFGALVATLPGPIIGGCYIALFGTIGALGIQALTRADMQKQRNVMIVGFSFLMALGLPGWVEAQKELFFGWGIPGQILWAIGKTSMAVAGVSACLLDNLIPGTREERGFRD
- a CDS encoding Hsp20/alpha crystallin family protein, which codes for MMVPSIWNDNLFDELDNVFNDPFFRRGPLYGRRERNMMKTDVRETENNYEVDVDLPGFRKENVNVQLQNGYLTISAAKQHSKEEKDAKGAFIRQERYEGSCSRSFYVGDNIKKEDISAKLEDGILRLTFPKKTEKELEQSKLIEIE
- the ftsH gene encoding ATP-dependent zinc metalloprotease FtsH, which codes for MDEIKNPRKPLIYYYVIAMLVLMLFNLLAKPWIMRAQIDEVDYGTFIRMTEEKKIGKVNIEENQILFTDAEGKKVYRTGPMEDPGRTERLYQSGAKFSSEIVEQASPIVSMLLSWVVPLLLFWGLGQYMQKKLMNRMGGDSMMFGMGKSKARIYVKSTEGIKFSDVAGEDEAKENLTEIVEYLHNPGRYRDIGAKMPKGILLVGPPGTGKTMLAKAVAGESNVPFFSMSGSEFVEMFVGMGASKVRDLFKQAKEKAPCIVFIDEIDAIGTKRSGNVMGNDEREQTLNQLLTEMDGFEDNTGVIILAATNRPESLDPALTRPGRFDRRVPVELPDLKGREDILKVHAKKIKLESGVDFNKVARMASGASGAELANIVNEAALRAVRDGRREATQADLEESIEVVVAGYQKKNAILTDKEKTIVAYHEIGHALVAAMQSHSAPVQKITIIPRTSGALGYTMQVEEGNHYLMSKEELENKIATLTGGRAAEEVVFGSVTTGASNDIEQATRLARAMITRYGMSDDFGMVALETVTNQYLGGDASLACAPETQSLIDKKVVALVKEQHEKARKILADSRRTLDELAKVLYERETITGEEFMEILHAVPAQS
- a CDS encoding GtrA family protein, which encodes MTETERERCREVGSYLFFGVLTTIVNYVSYYALTRWLGMGVTAATAWAWALAVLFAFVTNKLWVFRSRTRGLAALGHELAAFVAARLFSGLLDVAMMWLFAEKLGWPDMWVKIGDNVFVTALNYVFSKLWIFRERA
- a CDS encoding RES family NAD+ phosphorylase, which codes for MFCCSNCFADTEIKAIIDGNKTTGDCDFCGSHNIHVYEIGKDSIIAELFDGLLDIYTPVSDLSADFPREKTDLIKNILCNNCRIFNLKPDGAYRLITTICANRYKDQPELFDSPVAIKQCQNLDYLEENSILKNNCWGDFVEGIKRKNRFHGDYINTDKLFIFLRCAVKFHHKGEVMYRSRICPDEKGFMKTEMGAPPDNKAKGGRVNPMGISILYLSDSTETTLYEIRAGVYDFVTVGRFKLQKDIEVINLAGIDHISPFIGIDYGFDFIQYAMNIEHLKMISQEIAKPLRNDNALDYLPTQYISDYIRSRGYDGIEYISTMCKNGANLAVFNPSLFKCTGTSVYDVKSISYSYTKL